In a genomic window of Microbacterium amylolyticum:
- a CDS encoding FAD-binding oxidoreductase, with protein sequence MTTVQTAVNAVASLAEELVDLLGPRNVSTDGRMLERASVDGARMSPLISEQLPLGVAEIVAFPTSAEQIADVVRAAVAKGIPVTPRGKGTGNYGQAIPLSGGLVLDMSRARTIVEVGEETITADAGASMAQLEQAASEHGRELWMYPSTMNSSIGGFLSGGSGGTGTIEHGANHEGFVAALDVVHADGAGLVHVEGEEAQVYVHNYGTAGIIARATVRTEPLVTWRALYASFPDVDGSVSVLRDIGNLRPAPRLVSADTVTVSEALPDDPAIPEGRSSLRAILHPDTLETARTMIEQAGGRIEDIRRGSQAVAKMSMLSYNHPIEWLQKSRPGFYYHLEVGGDLLVDDLDLVHATIGDGLLHVEAGHTVPIGMLAAEYTGPECIDDAIRRLTAIGVRVHNCHQWNVDFEIARTVERAARTDPGGLLNPGKLNPAYSGAQKGSIR encoded by the coding sequence ATGACGACGGTGCAGACCGCTGTGAACGCTGTAGCGAGTCTCGCGGAGGAATTGGTCGACCTGCTGGGTCCCCGTAACGTTTCGACCGACGGGAGGATGCTCGAGCGCGCATCTGTGGACGGTGCGCGCATGTCTCCGCTGATCAGTGAACAGCTGCCGCTGGGAGTCGCTGAGATCGTCGCATTTCCGACGAGCGCTGAACAGATTGCCGACGTTGTGCGCGCGGCAGTAGCCAAAGGCATTCCGGTGACTCCTCGCGGCAAAGGAACCGGAAATTACGGTCAGGCGATTCCACTCTCCGGAGGACTCGTTCTCGACATGTCACGTGCACGCACGATCGTCGAAGTCGGTGAGGAGACAATCACCGCGGACGCTGGTGCGTCCATGGCTCAGCTCGAACAGGCTGCGAGCGAGCACGGCCGCGAGCTGTGGATGTACCCGTCCACGATGAACTCGTCTATCGGTGGTTTCCTGTCCGGCGGATCCGGCGGTACGGGAACAATCGAACACGGCGCGAATCACGAGGGCTTCGTCGCGGCGCTTGACGTTGTGCACGCGGATGGGGCGGGCCTTGTCCATGTCGAAGGCGAAGAAGCACAGGTGTACGTGCACAACTACGGCACCGCGGGCATCATCGCGCGCGCCACCGTCAGAACCGAACCACTGGTCACGTGGCGGGCTCTCTATGCGTCGTTCCCTGATGTCGATGGATCTGTCTCTGTGCTTCGAGACATCGGAAACCTGCGTCCCGCTCCGCGGCTGGTGTCGGCCGACACGGTGACAGTTTCTGAGGCCCTGCCCGACGATCCCGCGATTCCAGAAGGGCGTTCCAGCCTGCGAGCGATCCTGCACCCGGACACACTCGAAACGGCGCGAACAATGATCGAACAAGCCGGAGGGCGGATCGAAGACATCCGTCGTGGTTCCCAGGCTGTCGCGAAGATGTCGATGCTGAGCTACAACCACCCCATTGAGTGGCTGCAGAAATCGCGCCCCGGCTTTTACTACCACCTCGAGGTCGGCGGGGATCTCCTTGTCGATGACCTCGACCTCGTACACGCGACGATCGGTGACGGCCTGCTGCACGTTGAAGCGGGACACACCGTTCCGATCGGCATGCTTGCTGCGGAGTACACCGGGCCGGAATGCATCGACGATGCCATTCGCCGATTGACCGCGATCGGTGTTCGAGTGCATAACTGCCACCAGTGGAACGTCGATTTCGAGATAGCTCGTACCGTCGAACGGGCAGCCAGAACGGATCCCGGGGGGCTGCTGAACCCGGGCAAACTCAACCCGGCGTATTCGGGGGCGCAGAAGGGCTCCATTCGATGA
- a CDS encoding ABC transporter substrate-binding protein — protein MNTTRRSIASLSVVGAAALLAASCAADTTADTAAGFDIGPLDLSDVCPATFVVQTDWNPQAEHGHVLELIDNEHYTIDAAQKSVSSPLFVNEEFTGITFEVRAGGPAVGYSSVQALMYQESDIDLGYVHSDAAISSSATTPAVGVMAQLDVNPQMVMWDPETYPDVETIEDLASALEESGGAWRYFGGAAYMEYLIAAGIVPDSIVDGGYDGTPASFVAENGLSAQQGFASAEPYIYENEVAEWGKPVSYALIDSAGWNIYGSALSVRADRLEEMSPCLEQMVPILQQAEVDFFDDPSSTIDLILELVDAYDTGWTYSQEIADYAVQTMISEGLVSNGDNGYIGDFDPDRVADFFATGMELFSSIAADVDPDLTPEDIYTNQFLDTSIGLSE, from the coding sequence ATGAACACCACTCGACGCTCCATCGCCTCCCTCTCCGTCGTTGGCGCCGCGGCGCTGCTCGCCGCGAGTTGCGCTGCCGACACGACGGCGGACACCGCAGCCGGCTTTGACATCGGACCCCTCGACCTGTCCGACGTGTGCCCCGCGACGTTCGTCGTGCAGACGGACTGGAACCCACAGGCCGAACACGGCCACGTTCTCGAACTGATCGACAACGAGCACTACACGATCGACGCGGCGCAAAAGTCGGTGTCGTCTCCTTTGTTCGTCAACGAGGAGTTCACCGGGATCACGTTCGAGGTGCGAGCGGGCGGCCCCGCCGTCGGCTACAGCTCCGTGCAGGCGCTCATGTACCAGGAAAGCGACATCGATCTCGGGTATGTGCATTCGGATGCGGCGATTTCCAGCTCCGCGACGACGCCGGCCGTCGGTGTGATGGCGCAGTTGGACGTCAACCCTCAGATGGTCATGTGGGACCCGGAGACATACCCAGACGTTGAGACGATCGAAGACCTCGCTTCAGCTCTCGAAGAATCCGGCGGAGCATGGCGGTACTTCGGAGGCGCCGCGTACATGGAGTACCTCATTGCGGCTGGGATCGTGCCCGATTCGATCGTCGATGGTGGCTACGACGGCACCCCGGCTTCCTTTGTGGCCGAGAACGGCCTGTCCGCACAGCAGGGGTTCGCATCGGCGGAGCCGTACATCTATGAGAACGAGGTAGCCGAGTGGGGGAAGCCCGTCTCCTATGCTCTGATTGACTCCGCGGGATGGAACATCTACGGTTCCGCGCTTTCCGTTCGGGCGGACCGCCTCGAGGAAATGTCGCCATGTCTCGAACAGATGGTGCCCATTCTGCAGCAGGCTGAGGTCGACTTCTTCGATGACCCCAGCTCAACGATCGATCTGATCCTGGAACTTGTCGACGCGTACGACACCGGGTGGACCTATTCGCAGGAAATTGCTGACTATGCCGTTCAGACGATGATCTCCGAAGGGCTCGTCTCCAACGGCGACAACGGATACATCGGAGACTTTGACCCCGATCGCGTCGCCGACTTCTTCGCGACGGGAATGGAGCTGTTCAGCAGTATCGCGGCAGACGTCGACCCGGACCTTACACCGGAGGACATCTACACGAACCAGTTCCTCGACACATCGATTGGCCTGAGCGAATGA
- a CDS encoding ABC transporter permease — MTQVAAPPAPAARTEKPRTHPAVTRRETRHRSASTFWPPLIVFVAIIAVWSIASALLGDRSFLLPAPYRIFTEGLFHPSVLPEILRALGQTTLVAFIGLAIAVALGVSWAIVMLQAKWIERSLYPYAVILQCIPILALVPLIGFWFGYGLPARVIVCVLIALFPMVSNTLFGLQSVEKSQRELFQLKRVNRWTTLWKLQVPTALPSVFIGLRTSAGLAVVGAIVGDFFFRRGTPGLGSLMSTYTSRLLAPQLYASVLVAALLGVVIFLAFGLLSKLAVGRWYDATKA, encoded by the coding sequence ATGACCCAGGTAGCCGCCCCGCCCGCACCGGCGGCACGCACGGAGAAACCGCGAACGCATCCGGCTGTGACCCGGCGCGAAACTCGGCATCGTTCGGCCAGCACGTTCTGGCCCCCGCTCATCGTTTTCGTCGCGATCATCGCCGTGTGGTCGATTGCGAGCGCGCTGCTCGGCGACAGGAGCTTTCTTCTGCCCGCTCCGTATCGCATTTTTACCGAGGGACTGTTTCACCCCAGCGTGCTCCCGGAAATTCTGAGGGCGCTCGGACAGACGACCCTCGTGGCGTTCATCGGCCTCGCGATCGCGGTGGCGCTGGGCGTCTCGTGGGCGATCGTCATGCTCCAGGCGAAGTGGATTGAGCGATCCCTCTATCCCTACGCCGTGATCTTGCAGTGCATTCCGATTCTGGCCCTCGTGCCACTGATCGGATTCTGGTTCGGTTACGGACTACCCGCACGCGTGATCGTCTGCGTTTTAATCGCGCTGTTTCCGATGGTGTCGAACACCCTTTTCGGGCTGCAATCCGTGGAGAAATCCCAGCGTGAGCTTTTCCAGCTCAAACGCGTTAACCGATGGACCACGCTCTGGAAGCTTCAGGTTCCCACGGCCCTTCCGTCTGTTTTTATCGGCCTGCGGACCTCCGCCGGTTTGGCCGTTGTCGGCGCGATCGTCGGCGACTTCTTCTTCCGGCGTGGCACGCCAGGACTGGGCTCTTTGATGAGCACCTACACCTCCCGACTCCTCGCGCCGCAGCTGTACGCATCCGTTTTGGTCGCAGCGCTCCTCGGCGTTGTGATCTTCCTCGCTTTCGGTCTGCTGTCGAAGCTTGCCGTTGGCCGCTGGTACGACGCAACAAAAGCCTGA
- a CDS encoding ABC transporter ATP-binding protein: MTRNPANTAERNGDVIAEFRDVGMTYDGGTVALENIDIRVRRGELVTVVGPSGCGKSTLLRIAAGLENNTEGECTTFTDRIGFVFQDATLLPWRTVRKNVELLAELDGARAHQREVMAQNAIDLVGLSGFEQAMPRQLSGGMKMRASLARSLTLEPDLFLFDEPFGALDEITRQRLNDELLKLFVARGFAGLFITHSVAEAVYLSTRVVVMSGRPGRIVDTVEIPFEMPRDPDVRFTAEFGELVGRVSHALKEAHT, from the coding sequence GTGACCAGAAACCCGGCAAATACGGCGGAGCGAAACGGCGATGTGATCGCCGAATTCCGCGATGTCGGCATGACATATGACGGCGGAACCGTTGCCCTCGAAAACATCGACATTCGTGTGCGCCGAGGAGAGCTCGTGACTGTTGTCGGCCCCTCTGGCTGCGGAAAATCGACACTTCTTCGCATTGCGGCAGGGCTCGAAAACAACACCGAGGGCGAGTGCACAACGTTCACAGATCGAATCGGCTTCGTGTTTCAGGATGCAACGCTGTTGCCGTGGCGCACTGTCCGTAAGAACGTTGAACTGCTGGCCGAGCTGGACGGAGCTCGCGCTCACCAGCGCGAGGTCATGGCGCAGAACGCGATCGATCTCGTCGGTCTCTCCGGATTCGAACAGGCCATGCCACGCCAATTGTCCGGCGGCATGAAGATGCGCGCGTCGCTTGCCCGTTCCCTCACGCTTGAACCCGATCTCTTCCTCTTTGATGAGCCCTTCGGTGCGTTGGATGAAATCACCCGACAGCGTTTGAATGATGAACTCCTCAAGCTGTTTGTCGCGCGGGGTTTCGCCGGGCTGTTCATCACCCACTCGGTCGCAGAGGCCGTTTATCTTTCGACCCGCGTCGTCGTCATGTCTGGTCGTCCCGGGCGCATCGTCGACACCGTTGAGATTCCGTTCGAAATGCCCCGCGATCCAGATGTCCGCTTTACCGCGGAGTTCGGCGAACTGGTTGGGCGGGTGTCACATGCACTCAAGGAGGCTCACACATGA
- a CDS encoding amidohydrolase family protein, whose protein sequence is MFVSSPSALRGATLIDGRVVDIMIVDDIVVSVVPASASPVREGELDAHGYLVLTAPADPHTHLDKALSWSLIRPPSGDLETAIASWLDYVATVDSEEIYGRAVRAIEEYVANGVTALRTHVDVPHTGDPLRGVNAIVRAREEFADIADIEIVALPGRETTRDRLEAALDAGADLVGGAPHLAEDETADVHRLIDVAEARGIGIDIHADEALYRGTTLRTLAERTLRWSATRTAGHCVRLSTLPDHELLPLMSNIAAAGIGVVANPITNLYLQGWESDVATPRGIAPVNRLRAAGVLTAAGGDNVRDPFNPMGRADALETAMLLVTACHVPIDDAWAAVSTDARRVMGLPAAGTEVGMRADLIGIRAASLADALATAPADRFVISRGRLVARTRTTRWTAPRAIKEVAL, encoded by the coding sequence ATGTTCGTTTCCTCCCCGAGCGCGCTTCGCGGAGCAACCCTCATTGACGGGCGCGTCGTCGACATCATGATCGTTGACGACATCGTCGTATCCGTTGTCCCTGCCAGCGCGTCACCGGTCCGTGAGGGAGAGCTGGACGCACACGGCTATCTCGTTCTGACGGCACCGGCTGATCCACACACACATCTCGACAAGGCCCTCTCCTGGTCGCTCATCCGGCCGCCATCCGGCGACCTCGAGACGGCGATCGCATCCTGGCTCGATTATGTCGCCACCGTCGACTCGGAAGAGATCTACGGCCGAGCCGTGCGGGCCATCGAGGAGTACGTCGCCAATGGCGTCACGGCGCTACGCACTCACGTTGACGTGCCTCACACGGGTGATCCGCTCCGCGGCGTGAACGCCATCGTGCGGGCCCGCGAAGAATTCGCGGACATCGCGGATATCGAGATCGTCGCTCTTCCGGGCCGAGAGACAACGCGTGATCGATTGGAAGCAGCTCTCGATGCCGGAGCGGACCTCGTTGGCGGCGCACCGCATCTCGCGGAGGACGAAACCGCGGATGTCCATCGGCTCATTGATGTCGCCGAAGCGCGCGGCATCGGAATCGATATTCACGCTGATGAGGCGCTGTACCGCGGTACGACTCTTCGCACGCTTGCGGAACGCACCCTCAGGTGGTCAGCGACGCGAACAGCGGGTCACTGCGTGCGGCTCTCCACTCTGCCGGACCACGAACTGTTGCCGCTCATGAGCAACATTGCTGCCGCGGGCATCGGGGTTGTCGCTAACCCCATCACCAACCTCTATTTGCAGGGGTGGGAAAGCGATGTCGCAACGCCGCGTGGCATCGCGCCGGTCAATCGACTTCGGGCGGCTGGCGTCCTTACGGCCGCCGGCGGAGACAACGTTCGAGATCCCTTTAATCCCATGGGGCGTGCGGACGCCCTCGAAACAGCAATGCTGCTGGTGACCGCCTGCCATGTCCCGATTGACGACGCCTGGGCAGCGGTATCCACCGATGCCCGTCGAGTGATGGGTCTTCCCGCCGCAGGAACGGAGGTCGGAATGCGCGCAGATCTGATCGGCATACGCGCAGCGTCGCTCGCGGACGCTCTTGCGACGGCTCCTGCTGATCGATTCGTCATCTCGCGCGGACGTCTCGTCGCACGAACTCGGACAACGCGCTGGACAGCTCCGCGCGCGATTAAGGAGGTAGCACTGTGA
- a CDS encoding helix-turn-helix domain-containing protein: MTDDAPSRLGPAIRARRKALKMTIVHLATAAGLSHPFVSQVERGRANPSFDSLARLARALGTSQIELMSGTALDVSRAAPGAFGAGEARMLTSGDTSFTVIDMSGDSRDFGDFYQHPEDEFVTVLSGMIVIDLGEDIAPVSVGESRYIRGNTPHRWASPDGAAYRVMIVKERMRSDNRGCDHNGESHT; encoded by the coding sequence GTGACAGACGACGCCCCCAGCCGTCTCGGCCCAGCCATCCGTGCCCGCCGCAAGGCCCTGAAGATGACAATCGTGCACCTCGCGACGGCCGCCGGTTTGTCCCATCCTTTCGTGAGCCAAGTGGAGCGAGGAAGGGCGAACCCCAGTTTCGATTCGCTCGCACGCCTCGCACGCGCCCTTGGAACGAGCCAGATCGAGCTGATGAGCGGAACAGCCCTCGACGTCTCCCGCGCGGCCCCTGGTGCCTTCGGGGCCGGTGAAGCGCGCATGCTGACGAGCGGGGATACGTCGTTCACTGTGATCGACATGTCGGGCGACAGCCGCGACTTCGGCGATTTCTACCAGCATCCCGAAGACGAGTTCGTCACTGTTCTCTCGGGGATGATCGTCATCGACCTCGGCGAGGACATCGCGCCCGTCTCCGTTGGCGAATCCCGCTACATCCGCGGCAACACTCCGCACCGGTGGGCAAGCCCGGACGGCGCCGCCTACCGTGTCATGATCGTCAAAGAGCGGATGCGCTCGGACAATCGCGGATGCGATCACAACGGCGAGAGCCACACATGA
- a CDS encoding PDR/VanB family oxidoreductase — translation MSFFTDVEREVTVTRRDIVAPDVVALTFSASNGRPLPAWTPGAHIDVILRSGTERQYSLCSRPDRRDTWRIAVLREADGRGGSIAAHEISVGDVLRVRGPRSTFPFAAPPSGAPAVFIAGGIGITPILPMIHAAADAGADWVLHYAARSREALVSLDELQCYGDRVRVYVSEEGRRIDPSTLIDEAGAAPIWACGPERMITALTDAATQHTNLQAERFAPGALPAPAWRGPFDVELASTGDVISVGEDTSILEALEERGVFAVSSCREGTCGTCETVVIEGDVDHRDRVLTASERETSPVMMICVSRAACSRLVLDV, via the coding sequence ATGAGTTTCTTCACCGACGTCGAACGCGAAGTCACCGTGACACGACGCGACATCGTCGCGCCCGACGTCGTCGCATTGACCTTTTCCGCATCGAATGGACGTCCACTGCCGGCCTGGACCCCGGGGGCACATATCGACGTGATCTTGCGCTCCGGAACCGAGCGACAGTACTCGTTATGCTCACGCCCAGATCGGCGAGACACATGGCGGATCGCTGTTCTCCGCGAAGCTGATGGCCGCGGCGGATCCATCGCCGCGCACGAAATTTCCGTCGGTGATGTCCTCCGCGTGCGCGGACCACGGTCGACGTTCCCGTTCGCTGCGCCGCCGTCCGGCGCTCCCGCAGTGTTTATTGCAGGGGGAATCGGCATCACACCGATCTTGCCGATGATTCATGCGGCTGCCGACGCGGGTGCGGACTGGGTCCTTCACTACGCCGCGCGCTCGCGCGAGGCTCTCGTATCCCTCGATGAGCTGCAGTGCTACGGGGACCGCGTACGCGTATACGTGTCGGAGGAGGGCCGCCGCATCGACCCGTCAACGCTGATCGACGAAGCAGGAGCGGCCCCCATTTGGGCCTGCGGACCTGAACGCATGATCACGGCTCTGACCGACGCAGCGACGCAGCACACTAACCTCCAGGCCGAACGGTTCGCACCTGGCGCTCTGCCTGCCCCTGCCTGGCGAGGCCCATTCGATGTCGAGTTGGCGTCAACGGGTGACGTCATCAGCGTGGGCGAAGACACATCGATCCTCGAAGCGCTTGAGGAACGCGGTGTTTTCGCGGTGTCGTCCTGTCGCGAGGGCACCTGCGGCACCTGCGAAACGGTGGTCATCGAAGGCGACGTCGACCATCGTGATCGCGTCCTGACGGCGAGCGAACGTGAGACGAGCCCCGTCATGATGATCTGTGTGTCCCGAGCCGCCTGCTCACGACTGGTACTCGACGTATAG
- a CDS encoding amidohydrolase family protein: MSSLTLRGAHAVWSADVEGVHDVHIVDGSISSQPAQPAERIDVTGCVVTPGLVNAHHHLMQSAFRTLPGTRGVSMAEWLPTMAAAYTEARIDESLTYAAARAGIAESLLCGVTMVADHHLNWAGAKDTVSVAAGVVRASRELGARVAFVRGSAGDDPDAAAASADKIAAEFAPDVGGVSADGGVQIAVGPAGVHSDGEAMFRALADVATDRGLRRRTQANEQVDTAVALERYGRRPLELLDDWGWLEPDVTIAHACDVTDDEIGLLASRGVSVTHAPGCDVPMGWGIAPVHKLRQAGIEVGMGTSGGGSNDAGHLLADARLAMQVSGLVGPALDARSILAAATAGSARGLGRHELATLEVGSTADVCVWDVSTITDAGTADPVAGLLWLNPGRRPRHVIVGGRFVVRDYALVTGDEHEIRAALRARTGR, from the coding sequence ATGAGCTCGTTAACTCTTCGCGGCGCGCATGCCGTCTGGTCCGCCGACGTCGAAGGCGTCCATGATGTGCACATCGTGGACGGCAGCATCTCATCCCAACCCGCACAACCAGCCGAGCGTATCGATGTCACGGGGTGCGTTGTGACGCCCGGGCTCGTTAATGCCCATCATCACCTGATGCAGAGCGCTTTTCGCACTCTGCCGGGCACTCGGGGCGTCTCGATGGCCGAGTGGCTCCCGACCATGGCAGCGGCCTATACCGAGGCGAGGATCGATGAATCCCTGACCTATGCCGCCGCGAGGGCCGGAATCGCGGAGTCGCTCCTGTGCGGAGTCACGATGGTCGCCGATCACCATCTGAACTGGGCAGGAGCAAAGGATACGGTTTCCGTTGCGGCAGGGGTTGTCCGAGCATCGCGAGAACTCGGAGCGCGTGTGGCGTTTGTCCGCGGCTCGGCGGGGGACGATCCGGACGCAGCGGCTGCGTCCGCCGACAAGATCGCAGCGGAGTTCGCACCGGACGTCGGAGGTGTCTCTGCCGACGGCGGCGTCCAAATCGCGGTTGGTCCGGCCGGGGTGCATAGCGATGGCGAAGCGATGTTTCGTGCTCTCGCGGATGTTGCGACGGACCGTGGTTTGCGGCGGCGCACCCAAGCGAACGAGCAGGTCGACACCGCTGTGGCCCTGGAACGGTATGGGCGCCGACCTCTTGAGCTTCTCGACGACTGGGGCTGGTTGGAACCCGACGTCACCATTGCGCACGCGTGTGATGTCACCGACGACGAGATAGGGCTCCTCGCGAGTCGCGGGGTCTCGGTAACGCACGCTCCCGGGTGCGATGTGCCGATGGGGTGGGGCATTGCGCCCGTACACAAACTTCGGCAGGCAGGAATCGAGGTGGGGATGGGTACATCCGGCGGCGGTAGCAATGATGCCGGACACCTGCTCGCAGATGCACGGTTGGCGATGCAGGTCTCCGGCCTCGTTGGTCCGGCTCTTGACGCGCGATCGATTCTCGCCGCCGCAACGGCGGGATCGGCACGCGGCCTCGGACGACACGAACTCGCAACGCTGGAGGTCGGATCGACGGCCGATGTCTGTGTGTGGGACGTGTCGACAATTACCGATGCCGGGACGGCGGATCCGGTTGCGGGGCTACTCTGGTTGAACCCGGGGAGGCGTCCGCGGCACGTCATCGTCGGTGGGCGCTTCGTCGTCCGCGACTACGCTCTCGTCACCGGTGACGAACACGAGATTCGTGCCGCTCTGCGTGCCCGGACGGGGAGATAG
- a CDS encoding GNAT family N-acetyltransferase, with protein METLESSYGAVSIRLIRSRDARPLQQELMSNRSWLAPWEATNPDGFVSIDMKSGVRRLLQQYRDGMSVPFVMEYDGEVAGQMNVWGIARGSLSSATIGYWVSERFAGKGITPTAVALATDICFRQLGLHRMEICIRPENGPSLRVVEKLGFRYEGFRERYIHINGAWRDHYAFALTREDVPDGVLKRWISNDVPPGVSAIPEEDRPTLA; from the coding sequence ATGGAGACGCTCGAGAGCTCGTACGGGGCCGTGTCCATCCGGCTCATTCGTTCCCGCGACGCACGCCCACTGCAGCAGGAGCTGATGTCGAATCGCTCCTGGCTCGCACCCTGGGAGGCAACGAACCCCGATGGGTTCGTGTCGATCGACATGAAGTCGGGCGTACGCCGCCTGCTCCAGCAGTATCGCGACGGGATGAGCGTGCCCTTCGTCATGGAGTACGACGGTGAGGTCGCCGGGCAAATGAACGTCTGGGGGATCGCGCGCGGGTCACTCTCGTCCGCAACGATCGGCTACTGGGTATCCGAGCGCTTCGCCGGGAAGGGAATCACCCCAACGGCCGTGGCCCTCGCGACCGACATCTGCTTTCGCCAGCTGGGGCTGCACCGCATGGAGATCTGCATCCGGCCCGAAAACGGACCGAGCCTGCGTGTGGTCGAGAAGCTGGGGTTCCGGTACGAGGGCTTCCGCGAGCGCTATATCCACATCAACGGAGCCTGGCGAGACCACTACGCCTTCGCTCTGACGCGAGAAGACGTTCCCGACGGCGTGCTCAAAAGATGGATCTCCAACGACGTTCCGCCCGGCGTTTCCGCCATTCCCGAGGAAGACCGGCCGACGCTGGCGTGA
- the galU gene encoding UTP--glucose-1-phosphate uridylyltransferase GalU translates to MEPAKIKAVMPVAGLGTRFLPATKATPKEMLPVVDKPAIQYVVEEAVAAGIRDVLMIIGRNKNAIANHFDSVPELEEKLTAKGDDSKLGRVRKSSDLADVHLLRQGEPKGLGHAVYRAKQHVGDSPFAVMLGDDLIDERDPLLPKMIEVNEQKKAMVVALMEVEPENISLYGCASVEKTDDPDVVKVVDLVEKPAQEDAPSNLAIIGRYLLTPEIFDVLERTEPGKGNEIQLTDALKDVATDDNNVDVYGVIFRGRRYDTGDKLDYIKAIMRLAADREDLGPELRPWFKEFAATL, encoded by the coding sequence ATGGAACCTGCGAAGATCAAAGCCGTTATGCCGGTCGCTGGTCTGGGGACCCGCTTCCTTCCCGCCACCAAGGCGACGCCGAAGGAGATGCTCCCGGTCGTCGACAAGCCTGCCATTCAGTATGTGGTGGAGGAAGCGGTTGCCGCGGGTATCCGCGACGTTCTCATGATCATCGGTCGCAACAAGAACGCGATCGCCAACCACTTCGACTCGGTCCCCGAGCTCGAAGAGAAGCTCACCGCCAAGGGCGATGACTCCAAGCTGGGCCGTGTGCGCAAGTCGAGCGATCTCGCTGATGTGCACCTGCTGCGCCAGGGCGAGCCCAAGGGCCTCGGCCACGCCGTCTACCGCGCAAAGCAGCACGTTGGTGACTCTCCCTTTGCCGTGATGCTCGGCGACGACCTCATCGACGAGCGCGACCCGCTGCTCCCGAAGATGATCGAGGTCAACGAGCAGAAGAAGGCCATGGTCGTCGCGCTCATGGAGGTTGAGCCCGAGAACATCAGCCTGTACGGGTGCGCCTCTGTTGAAAAGACCGACGACCCCGACGTTGTGAAGGTGGTCGACCTCGTCGAAAAGCCTGCGCAGGAGGACGCCCCCTCGAACCTCGCGATCATCGGCCGCTACCTGCTGACGCCCGAGATCTTCGACGTTCTGGAGCGCACCGAGCCGGGCAAGGGTAATGAGATCCAGCTGACCGATGCCCTGAAGGACGTTGCCACCGACGACAACAACGTCGACGTGTACGGCGTGATCTTCCGCGGCCGCCGCTACGACACGGGTGACAAGCTCGACTACATCAAGGCCATTATGCGCCTGGCCGCCGACCGCGAAGACCTCGGCCCCGAGCTGCGTCCGTGGTTCAAGGAGTTCGCCGCTACGCTGTGA
- a CDS encoding 5-formyltetrahydrofolate cyclo-ligase, translating into MSVDDDKRALRRRVRAERAAVPTSARERADEQIAINAADLVTRTGAQTIACYLPAPTEPPTHGVLTWAAEHGIRVLLPVSLDDGILDWAEPGEERASSLGVPEPTGARLGRDAIASADLLFIPAAAIARDGTRLGWGRGYYDRALAQLAPGIPVYAVIYDAEVVDSVPHDTHDMPVTGIVTPTRILSFGR; encoded by the coding sequence ATGAGCGTCGACGATGACAAGCGCGCGCTGCGCAGGAGGGTCCGTGCCGAGCGCGCGGCCGTGCCCACTTCTGCTCGAGAACGGGCGGACGAACAGATCGCGATCAACGCCGCCGACCTCGTCACCCGCACGGGCGCGCAGACCATCGCCTGTTATCTTCCTGCTCCCACCGAGCCTCCAACGCACGGCGTTCTCACCTGGGCGGCGGAACACGGTATTCGTGTTCTGCTCCCCGTCAGCCTCGACGACGGAATCCTCGACTGGGCAGAGCCCGGCGAGGAGCGCGCCTCATCTCTCGGCGTCCCCGAGCCGACGGGTGCGAGACTCGGGCGCGACGCCATTGCCTCCGCGGATCTGCTATTCATCCCCGCCGCCGCCATCGCACGCGACGGCACGCGTTTAGGGTGGGGACGCGGGTACTACGATCGCGCTCTCGCACAGCTGGCACCGGGCATCCCTGTCTATGCCGTGATCTATGATGCCGAGGTGGTCGATTCCGTCCCCCACGACACACACGATATGCCCGTCACGGGAATCGTGACTCCGACCCGCATCCTTTCCTTCGGTCGCTGA
- a CDS encoding FmdB family zinc ribbon protein, with protein sequence MPTYAYACADCNHTFDIVQSFADASLTECPQCDGRLRKQYGSIGVTFNGSGFYRTDSRPATSTGTGAASGDSSSSGASSTSTAAQPAAASTSSK encoded by the coding sequence ATGCCCACCTATGCCTACGCCTGCGCAGACTGCAACCACACCTTCGACATCGTGCAGTCCTTTGCCGATGCATCGCTCACGGAATGCCCGCAGTGCGATGGCAGGCTGCGTAAGCAGTACGGATCGATCGGGGTGACCTTCAACGGTTCCGGTTTCTACCGAACCGACTCGCGTCCGGCGACTTCGACCGGCACGGGCGCGGCTTCCGGCGATTCTTCCTCGTCCGGTGCATCATCAACTTCAACGGCCGCTCAGCCGGCCGCGGCGTCCACCTCTTCGAAGTAG